CTGGAGCGTAGAGGACATGGCAAAAGAAGCTGCAATGTCGCGCCGAGCCTTTGAAATACGTTTCCGTGAGCGCTTTGGCGCAAGTCCTCATCATAAGCTAAAAGAGATACGTTTGCTACATGCGCAAAAGCTCCTGACGGAGAGCTCTTTAAGCGTTGGTGAAATCGGCAATCGTTGCGGCTATCTTGAAATACACGCCTTCAGTGCCGCTTTCAAACGACGCTTTGGCATGAGTCCGAATGCTTTTCGGGATAGAGTGTCAGGAGAGTGAGAAGTAAGAAGGCAGAAGTGAGAAGAACTCTGTGCAGCTTACAACTTCGTTTTTCAAGCCTTCTCACTTCTGCCTTCTTACTTCTCACTCTCTTGCATTAATTAATATCGCCCAAATATTCCCTGTCGATAGCGACTTCACCATTATTAATGTACTCTTTCAAGACGGCAGGAAAGAAGTCCAACTGCTCAAGCTCATCCAGGGGAATCCAGCGAACACCAATCTGATTCTTATCCATATCAATTCCAACCTTCGTCTCACCATTAGGCAGGCTGCATCGGAATACCACTTCGATCTGATGAAAATCCTTGTGCGCTTCTTTGAAAGTATGATTACGACCGATGTATTCACGAACGTAGGCAATCGGCCCCATCACAGGCGCGATACCGATTTCTTCAAGACATTCGCGCTTCAAAGTTGCTTCCAGTGTTTCCCCGTGAACCTGTCCACCTCCTGGTAAGATGTAGAACACCGGTTCATTCCCACGCTGCATTTCGATGGTCAGGAGTTTTCCATCCTGGATAATGAGAGCACGGGCTGCACTTCGAACTGACTTCATTCAGCTAGGGTAAGTGCTCTAATCTGTCTCTGGCAAAGTAATTTATCTAATCACGTCTGGGAAGCCGTCGAATCTCGGCTCTACCAAACGCCATGGTCTGTGGCTCAAGGTAACCACCAAAGGCAAGCGCGGGTCCGACGACCGATCTTTTTGCCAGAATGGTTCCGGGTTGAAGCGCCGCATTACAGCCTACTTCAGCAGCATCAGCCAGAATCGCTCCGAATTTGCGAAGGCCAGTCTCGTAAACACCATCGGGCAAAACGACAGAAATATGCTTTTGGTCAAGGCGAAGGTTGGAACAAATGACACCAGCCCCCAAATGTGATTTGTTACCCAGAATGGAATCACCGACATAATTATAATGTGGCGTCTGCACATCATCCATAAGAAGGCAATTTTTGAACTCGCAGGCATTGCCCAAAACACAACCAGCACCAACAATGACATTTCCCCGAATATAAGCTCCGGGTCGAATCTCGGTTTCTGGACCGATCCAGGCAGGTCCCTCAATGACACAGTAAGGTGGCAACTTGACCGAAGGCGCCAGATAAACATCACCCTTGATATGAACCCCAGGCTGCGATGGAAGATCAGTCGGGTCGAAGTCAAAGTCCTTCAGCACTTCTTTAATCAATGGCAACCACTCCCATGGTTTTGCCTCGCCAGGAAAGCGATCTCGGAACGGAAAAGTGTCGGATAGTGAAAAGAGGTCCGCTGCTTGCATGATTTCTATTTTCCCTTTGCCCCCTTAACATCGCAAGAAGGAAGCGAAAAGAATTGTGAGATAATGTAGCCGCCAGCTTCTGACGCTACTCGACCGAGCTCTCATCCGCCTCTTCCAGGAACGAAAGTAACATCACATCCTGCTCAGGCGACCATGCTTCGATAAAGGCTTCCGTGAAAATTTCCGAGGGCAACTCAACCTGCATTTTCCTTTTCAACGTCACTGAACAATCGAGCGTTTCCTTTTCAAAATGCTCCAATGTCATGCGACTGGGTCGAGAAACAACATTCGGTGTATCTTCAGCCGCACTCTCATGAACAGAAGCACGTAAAGTTTTTATCAGGCCCCCATCCCAGTCATAGAATTCAACCTTCCGTAAATCTCCACTATCTTGTGTAATCCATAGAATCCGGCTCCCGTAGCGCGTCACATTCTCAGCATCCGGAAATGCAGGCGTTGCTTGAATTTTATTACAAACAAGGCCATCAAGCATCACAATACCCTGCTTCCCGTAGTCGAAGCGTGCGCCTGTCTCCGGAGTCAAGTCTTCGAACGTCCAACCCAAATGGTAAAAATAATCAGCAAGCTCAGACTTTTTGATTTTACGATTTTCACCCAGATCGGGATCATAAAGAATAACTTCGGTTGGACGGCCCGGGGACTCGATCCTAAGAACAGAAACACCTTCGAGTGGCCCGAAAAAACGCATTAAATATTTTATTGTTCCTTCGCCATCCGATTGAATAAACCAGATAATGTCCATCGTGATGACGTCACCATTTGCTCCCAGATGCACTAGCCGGCTAAGCTCAACATTGGACCAGGGTTGAGCAATGACCTGAGTTTCCGAAATAATACGCTCACCACGGTCCGGCATAGGAGTGCGAAACCCCCAGAGGCCACTGTACCCGAAGCAAATAAATGCGGCACAGAACATTGCAGTATGACTAAGCCTATGTGAAAACTTCTGAAACATACTTTAGAGGACTCCAATTTATGGCGCGCCTAAAGCAAGAGGCAAGACCTGTATTATGTTGACTGCTTACTTGATGGTGAAGCTTCTTGCCCGTCTCGTAGTTTCATGCGGTAGGTCTCCGGCAAAAAGAATACCGTGACTGAGGTTATGGCAGCGGTAATCATCAGGTAAAATGCAGGTTCCAAACGATTTCCGGATTCAGAAATCAACCATGTTGCAACCATCGGCGCTGTTCCACCAAAAGCGGCCAGAGTAAAATTATAGGCCAGTGAAACCGTTGTGCAGCGATACTCCGGTGCTGTACACTCCACCATCATGGCAGTCATTGCGCTCAAGGTTGAGCCAATCAATATCGCGAATCCCAACTGACCGAAGAACACATAAATCGGCGTGGCTATATCAATCAGAATGAATAAGGGATACGTAAAGAAAACACACCCCACGGACGCGGTTAGCAAAACGGGTTTCCGCCCAATTCGATCACTTATCTTGGCCATGCCCAAGGTACAGCCAATAAGCGCCAACATGGCAAAAGAACTCACTTCAAGCGCCATTCCTTCGGCCATCCCTAACTCAGTGTGCATGTATGTCGTCAGGTAAATGAATATCATGTAGAAACCTGAGCTGCCGAACAGAAGCATACCAATGATTCTAAGCATCGCCTTCCACTCAGATTTAAAGGCCATTAACAACGGCAAATGTTTGGAGGGCACAATATTGCCACTTTTTTTGAGGTCCCGTCTAAAAAAGACCGCCAAAAACATAATGCAAATGCCACAAAGAAAAGGTAAACGCCACCCCCACTGTGCGACTTGTTCAGGAGTCAGGAGATTATTGATAAATGCACCAAAGACAGAACCCAGCAGTATGCCGATGTAAGCTCCTACGAAAGCTAATGATCCCGTGAATCCTCTGCGGTCTGCCGGTGCATGCTCTACCATATAAACGATCGACCCAGTGAGCTCACCACCGACTGAGAATCCCTGGAGAATGCGTAGCAATGTCAAAAGAATTGGCGCGACAATTCCAATGCTGTCATAGGTTGGCAATATCCCCATCAAAAAGGTCGATGACCCCATTAAAATCACCGACCATCGCAAAACCACCTCACGTCCCATCCGGTCTCCAATATGCCCGAAGAAAGCGGCACCAATGGGCCGGGCAATGAAACCCGAAGCGAACACGCCAAAAGCAGCAAGCAATGAAATCGTTTCATCGTCATTGGGGAAGAAGCGTGCGCCGATAACTGCAGCGAAAAAACCGTAAGCGGCAAAATCAAACCATTCCAATAGGTTTCCCACAGCCCCAGCTAGTGCTTGTTTTCTGGAACTAACTGGAGTCGATGATGCCACGAAACGTGATGCAAATAAGTTTCACGTTTATCGCAAGCACTACTTGACGATTAGCGAATAGGACGAATCATCAACAATAAACATTCGAACTACTTCCGCCCACTAGGTGCGCGATTGAATGTTTTTTTGTAGAACCTTGTAAAGTCATTCGGGTGTTGATAGCCAAGATGCCATGCCACTGATTTAACAGAATGCCCCTCGGCTAAGAGACGTTCGGCTTCTTGAGCTTTCAAAGATTGAAAAGCAACTAATGGCCCCTCTCCAGTATGACGTTTGAAGATACGCTGTAAGGTTGCTTCCGACACGCCAAGATAAACAGAGAGCTCGGCAACCGGATGTCTTGATTTAAGGTTATGGCGCATCCAGTTCAGCCCGGATTCGTAGCGCGTCTCAAACTGCTGCGTCGTGGCTGTCCCTACCCCGCTTCGGAGCCAGGCGACATCGAGTCTACGCTGACAACCTTCCAAGGCATCGGCAGTATAATCATCGGAAGCCGCCAGCTCCTGACGACATTCACGATGGATCCGATCCAGACTGTCCAATTTCTGTTCAACCAAATTCCAACGCTGCCATCCGTTTAATGCAGGGCGAAGCCTTTCGATCGTTGGTGGCTTATCCCATATCCAGACCAGGATTTTGGATTGGGCGCCTTCAATATCCTCCCACCCAATTGGACATTCCAAACCTATCGTCGCGGCAGTACCTGGATTACATGCAACACGCTCATCCTTCACCAGTAAGGTCGGCTTACCTTCGAGCACAACGGCATACACCCAGCCGAAGTTAAGGCTCAATGGAACCGGCTCTTCACCAAACCGCCGAAGCCCCCAGCCGAGATACTCCAGAGGCAAGGTCTGCTTTGAGGTAGGAACCTTAAAACTGCGACGGCCAGATGGAGGATTGAGAACCCGCTTGAGCTGAGACATGCTGAAATTAGTAGCAAGATCAGTCAACGACTGGCAATGCAATTCAAAGAAGATTGCGATAGGGACGCGATTTGAGTTTAGCTATTTAGTCCCCAAGTAACACAAATCTGTTTTATGCAGTGGACATGAACCCATGAGCTAATCCAAACGGATAACAAAAACAGCCATATTCAATGAACAGCACTTTCATACAACAAACAACCCTCTTGTTAGCTCTGACTCTGGGGCTATGCTCTAAGCTAATTGCCGAAGCAACTGAGTATGACTTCGAAACCATCTACGGCGAACGCGAAATCCCTGCATGGTTTAACAAAGACAAATTTGGCATCTTCGTCGTATGGGGCCCCTACTCCGTTCCATCTTATAAAAAAGACGGCTATGCGGAATGGTATTGGATGGAAACAGTCCGCACTCCGGATACGACTGCCTTTCACAACCGAGTCTATGGTGAAGATTTCGCATACGAAAACTTTGCCGACATGTTTACTGCCGAGCTTTGGGACCCGGATTTCTGGTGCGACTTGTTTGTCGCATCAGGCGCAAAGTATGTCGTCACTACAGCGAACTATCATGATGGCTTTGCCATGTGGCCGACTGAATATGCGAAGACCAAAGATACGGATTCATGGAACTCAATGGAACGTGGTCCCATGCGCGACATCATTGGCGAGCTCAATCAAGCCGGTGAAGCGCGTGGCTTGAAAATGGGCATCTACTATTCGCTCTACGAATGGTATCATCCACTCTGGCTTGAGGACAAAGAAAGGTTTGCCACAGAGTGGTTCCATCCGAAATTCAAAGAAGTCGTCACAAAATATAAGCCCTGGCACATCTTTTTTGATGGAGAGTGGCATCAAGACTACAAAGGTTGGAAGAGCGAAGAGTTAGCACATTGGCTCTATAACGAATCACCGGTCAAGGATACCGTCGTGACTAATGATCGCTGGGGGCGTGTTCGTGGCAAGTGGGGTGATGTCTATGAAAGTGAATATGGTGGCGGTAAATACACCCGCCCGGATCACCCATGGCAGGAAGACCGAGGTATCGGAAAGAGTTATGGCTATAACCGAACAGAATCCATTTACGACTATGACTCCCGCGATGAACTCATTCGTATGTTCAGCGGTGTAGTTGGAGGCGGAGGCAACTTCCTCCTTTGCGTTGGCCCAACTGCTGACGGGCGCATCCCCGTCATCATGCAGGAACGTCTATTACAAATCGGCGAGTGGCTGAAAACAAACGGCGTAGCAATTTATGGGACAACCGCAAATCCATTCTGGCCACGAAAGTTTGAATGGGGAACGATCTCTAAAAAACCTGGTAAACTATTTCTTCATATTCACGAACCAAAGATGGAGCAATTGAAGATCAAGGGAATCAAAGCAAAAGTAAACTCCGCTCAACTGCTCAATGTCGCAGGCAACCAGCCGGTCGACTTTGAAAACGACGGCAACAACCTCAGCTTCAACTGGTCCAAATACTTGAACGATTCTGCTGTCACGATCATCGAACTCGATGTGGATAAGGGCTACGAAGTCGATAAAACGCCACGCCAATCAGCCAGTGGAAATATAGAGTTCGATTGCTGGACAATGGAAGTTCATGGAGATAAAGCTTATCCGAATTACGGAGGCTATCAGAATCAGATGTTCATGCGTGATTGGTCCGATCCTGAAGAATATCTAACTGGCGAGTTCATAGTCGAAACGCCTGGCAAGTACAAGGTCGAACTAATCTATGCCGCTCTTGAAAAAAAGAGCAAAGAAGAAGCCGGAGAACAAACCGGTGCCAGAAGAAAGCGTGGCAACACACCGGTTGGCGGACAGCTCACTCTACAACTCGGCGACAACGAACAGGTGGTCACCATTGAAAACGTTGGCAGTGCTGTTACACCGAAACCGGTCTCCGTTGGAGACGTCGAATTCACTCGCGCTGGCATACACACATTCTCCCTAAAACCGATTGATAATGAGAACTGGAAAAGCTTCGAATTCCAAGGTATTCGGATAACTCCACAGGTCTCGCTGAAGCAATAGTAAGGTCACACTTCACCACCAAAATGTAGGTCCCAAGCTATAATCTGACATATACTCCAGCATCGATGCTCACAGCGCGAAAATAGACTCATTTCATTTCACAAAGACTCTGAAGCAACAAGTCCAGCAGGAGAACTCTCAAATCAAGTACGTCACCAGCATCGCGACTCCAGCAAGGAAAGCCAGAGTGGTAAGGGCACGGGCTTCGAGGCGTGAAAGCTTGAATGGCATGACGGATTCTTTGGTTTACTCAGCGGTTTTAACAATGGTGTGATCGTGAATCGCACGAATGATACGGTTGACATAAGTACTGGCTGCCTGACCGTGATTTTTACGGCCTCCGGCAACGACGATGCCACTTTCCAAACCGACTTGAAGAATGGAAGCCGTGGCAGAGCCATGCCCCAACATCCGCTCATTGTAATAAGCGCCCTCTTCTTGCTCGGATTCCGGAATCTCCGGCCCATTCATCCAGGAAAGCCCGATGCCATATTCTCGATCTCCAACTTCAGGATAATGATCACCCAGGCGCTTGGGCAGGAGCTCTTCGTAAACTTCATCTGTGAAAAACAGGAGGTCTCCATAAGTGCCCTTGTTACTTAAGAGCTGACCAAACTTTGCGATGTCTTCCGCACTGAAAATACCGGAAGTGCCAAGACTCATGATGGACGCATCTTTTATTCCAAGTGGGTTGAACAACTCCTCATGGAAGAGACGTTGAATATTGGTACCAGATGCGATTTCCATAACACGCCCAGCCAAGATAAAACCTATCCCGTTATACTTAAATTCCTGTCCAGGCTCAAGGTCTTCGTTCATAATTTGCGCTGCTAGATTATCAAGATATGGATTCCATGGACCACCTTGCCCCAGAGTCCAGTGCCCCTCAAATCCCGTGGTGTGGGTAAAGCATTGGCGAAGTGTGATCGCCTTGGGGCCCGTCACAGGAAAATCAGGTAAGTATTCCCCGATTGGGTCATCCAATGATAACAACCCTTGTGACAAGAACTCTGCAAAGAGCAATCCACTGACGGCCTTGGAAATCGAGGCAACGTAATACTTCGTCTCAAGGTCAACAGGCTCCCAACCAGGACTCTGAAAAGCTTCGTGAAAGACGATCACACCATCGCGGGCAATCATCAGAGTAAAGGGACCATTAGCACCATCGTCCACGGTGGCCCATTCTTCACAAATTTCCCGCACTGCATCACCGAGCCCTGCTTTGAAACCTGCACTGGCCAAACTTCCAGAACGAAGGATGGGTTCCGGTGTATCAGTTTTTGTTGGAGGGTGCAGAGGTTTAGCTTTATCTTCAACATCCAGCATCCTACGCTTCAAAGCCAACTGCAGTTCATTGTGGGCAATCAAAGGAACATCCAAAGGAGTCGCGTCCTCATTGGATGGCTGCATCTCTGAAAGGTAAGCCGCGAGAATGGCCCCTTCGTGAGTTGTGGCCATGTGCTCGGTGGCTGCATCGACATACCATTCGCCAACCTCTTCGCTTCGCTGCGCCAAAGCCTCCTTTGAAAACGGCGCATTTGATGGTATCATTATCGTACCACTGCCACTATCCTCCCAGAAGCGCCATGATCGAGGGCGGCAATAGAAAGTAAGTCCGCGTCGAATGATCTGACCGTCAGGAAGTTCTGATTCGACATAAGCCATGTAGCGACCCGGTTTTTCTGCCGTAGCCACTTCTTCAAGATCACTGTTAAACCAGCGAACGGTAAATGGCATTTCGCCGTATAGATTCTGCATCATGCCTGGATGACGCCAGTTGATATCCGGGAATTTTCCTGGAGGAAATATGAAACTGTCACGCCCTTCAGTTGTAAGGGCACCACGGCCAAA
The Rubellicoccus peritrichatus DNA segment above includes these coding regions:
- a CDS encoding NUDIX domain-containing protein translates to MKSVRSAARALIIQDGKLLTIEMQRGNEPVFYILPGGGQVHGETLEATLKRECLEEIGIAPVMGPIAYVREYIGRNHTFKEAHKDFHQIEVVFRCSLPNGETKVGIDMDKNQIGVRWIPLDELEQLDFFPAVLKEYINNGEVAIDREYLGDIN
- a CDS encoding alpha-L-fucosidase codes for the protein MNSTFIQQTTLLLALTLGLCSKLIAEATEYDFETIYGEREIPAWFNKDKFGIFVVWGPYSVPSYKKDGYAEWYWMETVRTPDTTAFHNRVYGEDFAYENFADMFTAELWDPDFWCDLFVASGAKYVVTTANYHDGFAMWPTEYAKTKDTDSWNSMERGPMRDIIGELNQAGEARGLKMGIYYSLYEWYHPLWLEDKERFATEWFHPKFKEVVTKYKPWHIFFDGEWHQDYKGWKSEELAHWLYNESPVKDTVVTNDRWGRVRGKWGDVYESEYGGGKYTRPDHPWQEDRGIGKSYGYNRTESIYDYDSRDELIRMFSGVVGGGGNFLLCVGPTADGRIPVIMQERLLQIGEWLKTNGVAIYGTTANPFWPRKFEWGTISKKPGKLFLHIHEPKMEQLKIKGIKAKVNSAQLLNVAGNQPVDFENDGNNLSFNWSKYLNDSAVTIIELDVDKGYEVDKTPRQSASGNIEFDCWTMEVHGDKAYPNYGGYQNQMFMRDWSDPEEYLTGEFIVETPGKYKVELIYAALEKKSKEEAGEQTGARRKRGNTPVGGQLTLQLGDNEQVVTIENVGSAVTPKPVSVGDVEFTRAGIHTFSLKPIDNENWKSFEFQGIRITPQVSLKQ
- a CDS encoding UDP-N-acetylglucosamine diphosphorylase, giving the protein MQAADLFSLSDTFPFRDRFPGEAKPWEWLPLIKEVLKDFDFDPTDLPSQPGVHIKGDVYLAPSVKLPPYCVIEGPAWIGPETEIRPGAYIRGNVIVGAGCVLGNACEFKNCLLMDDVQTPHYNYVGDSILGNKSHLGAGVICSNLRLDQKHISVVLPDGVYETGLRKFGAILADAAEVGCNAALQPGTILAKRSVVGPALAFGGYLEPQTMAFGRAEIRRLPRRD
- a CDS encoding MFS transporter, which translates into the protein MASSTPVSSRKQALAGAVGNLLEWFDFAAYGFFAAVIGARFFPNDDETISLLAAFGVFASGFIARPIGAAFFGHIGDRMGREVVLRWSVILMGSSTFLMGILPTYDSIGIVAPILLTLLRILQGFSVGGELTGSIVYMVEHAPADRRGFTGSLAFVGAYIGILLGSVFGAFINNLLTPEQVAQWGWRLPFLCGICIMFLAVFFRRDLKKSGNIVPSKHLPLLMAFKSEWKAMLRIIGMLLFGSSGFYMIFIYLTTYMHTELGMAEGMALEVSSFAMLALIGCTLGMAKISDRIGRKPVLLTASVGCVFFTYPLFILIDIATPIYVFFGQLGFAILIGSTLSAMTAMMVECTAPEYRCTTVSLAYNFTLAAFGGTAPMVATWLISESGNRLEPAFYLMITAAITSVTVFFLPETYRMKLRDGQEASPSSKQST
- a CDS encoding serine hydrolase domain-containing protein, whose amino-acid sequence is MKTLLPLLLLTIGMMPCLSAERSAQTLGADPAIRVWEIIGPFDNEKIEGVEAGGINRIGYEKDYLNGEANFTPVNSELQSQPFTAGQGGVVNFEKIFGKQDMKVAYAYATVISDKEQEALLGFGSDDSAKIWLNGELIYEFWTPGRGIGEDDDQQTVTLLEGANSILVKVEEAVGGWGFKLNLYTDEAIEAKREADMRKRFGRGALTTEGRDSFIFPPGKFPDINWRHPGMMQNLYGEMPFTVRWFNSDLEEVATAEKPGRYMAYVESELPDGQIIRRGLTFYCRPRSWRFWEDSGSGTIMIPSNAPFSKEALAQRSEEVGEWYVDAATEHMATTHEGAILAAYLSEMQPSNEDATPLDVPLIAHNELQLALKRRMLDVEDKAKPLHPPTKTDTPEPILRSGSLASAGFKAGLGDAVREICEEWATVDDGANGPFTLMIARDGVIVFHEAFQSPGWEPVDLETKYYVASISKAVSGLLFAEFLSQGLLSLDDPIGEYLPDFPVTGPKAITLRQCFTHTTGFEGHWTLGQGGPWNPYLDNLAAQIMNEDLEPGQEFKYNGIGFILAGRVMEIASGTNIQRLFHEELFNPLGIKDASIMSLGTSGIFSAEDIAKFGQLLSNKGTYGDLLFFTDEVYEELLPKRLGDHYPEVGDREYGIGLSWMNGPEIPESEQEEGAYYNERMLGHGSATASILQVGLESGIVVAGGRKNHGQAASTYVNRIIRAIHDHTIVKTAE
- a CDS encoding outer membrane lipoprotein-sorting protein, translating into MFCAAFICFGYSGLWGFRTPMPDRGERIISETQVIAQPWSNVELSRLVHLGANGDVITMDIIWFIQSDGEGTIKYLMRFFGPLEGVSVLRIESPGRPTEVILYDPDLGENRKIKKSELADYFYHLGWTFEDLTPETGARFDYGKQGIVMLDGLVCNKIQATPAFPDAENVTRYGSRILWITQDSGDLRKVEFYDWDGGLIKTLRASVHESAAEDTPNVVSRPSRMTLEHFEKETLDCSVTLKRKMQVELPSEIFTEAFIEAWSPEQDVMLLSFLEEADESSVE
- a CDS encoding helix-turn-helix domain-containing protein is translated as MSQLKRVLNPPSGRRSFKVPTSKQTLPLEYLGWGLRRFGEEPVPLSLNFGWVYAVVLEGKPTLLVKDERVACNPGTAATIGLECPIGWEDIEGAQSKILVWIWDKPPTIERLRPALNGWQRWNLVEQKLDSLDRIHRECRQELAASDDYTADALEGCQRRLDVAWLRSGVGTATTQQFETRYESGLNWMRHNLKSRHPVAELSVYLGVSEATLQRIFKRHTGEGPLVAFQSLKAQEAERLLAEGHSVKSVAWHLGYQHPNDFTRFYKKTFNRAPSGRK